In the Panthera uncia isolate 11264 chromosome D2, Puncia_PCG_1.0, whole genome shotgun sequence genome, one interval contains:
- the UTF1 gene encoding undifferentiated embryonic cell transcription factor 1, whose amino-acid sequence MLPRSPPWAVHSYADEGWPGVSVLWGKAPPRATFQYPETTMLEQAQGSSPERTERRRERRPAGRPRSRPGTSTCRLEACGAPSSQARAPETVPHPPAPVPRERPAARPNPRPSSDHGISGITKQGQRRPLLSVNGYAVAHDAAPCCLMGLLGDNGHRRGRRRSPGPGRPPRGRRAAAAAHLSSAGPDVPPLPAARDPDADPAWTLRFSPTPPKSADAPRAPGSPTAFSTVAAAPGRPEDHAPFRAAASPPPPALDPAREDPDSPSGRPENHAPPQSAPPSLNAALLQTLGHLGDIVAILGPLRDQLLTLNQHVEQLRGSFDQTVSLAVGFILGSAAAERGVLADPRD is encoded by the exons ATGCTTCCCAGGTCCCCACCCTGGGCAGTCCACTCCTATGCCGATGAAGGCTGGCCCGGTGTATCCGTGCTCTGGGGAAAGGCCCCACCACGGGCAACGTTTCAGTACCCCGAGACCACCATGCTGGAGCAGGCCCAAGGCAGCAGTCCTGAGCGGACGGAGCGGAGACGGGAGAGACGTCCGGCCGGCCGGCCCCGGAGCCGCCCGGGCACCAGCACATGCCGCTTAGAGGCCTGTGGGGCCCCAAGCAGCCAGGCCAGGGCCCCGGAAACGGTGCCACACCCGCCCGCCCCAGTCCCAAGGGAACGCCCAGCAGCCCGCCCGAACCCTCGTCCTAGCTCTGACCACGGAATCAGCGGCATAACCAAACAGGGCCAGCGCCGGCCACTGCTCAGCGTCAATGGTTATGCCGTGGCGCATGACGCAGCTCCTTGTTGC CTCATGGGGCTGCTGGGCGACAACGGGcaccgccgcggccgccgccgttCCCCGGGGCCCGGGCGCCCCCCGCGCGGCCGCCGGGCGGCCGCCGCCGCGCACCTCTCGTCCGCGGGACCGG ACGTTCCACCGCTGCCCGCCGCCCGCGACCCCGACGCAGACCCTGCCTGGACGCTGAGGTTCAGCCCGACGCCGCCCAAGTCTGCAGACGCACCGCGCGCTCCCGGCTCCCCGACGGCGTTCTCCACGGTTGCCGCCGCGCCCGGCCGCCCCGAGGACCACGCGCCTTTCCGCGCCGCGGCATCCCCGCCGCCGCCGGCCCTAGATCCCGCCCGGGAGGACCCCGACTCTCCGTCCGGCCGCCCCGAAAACCACGCGCCCCCGCAGTCCGCGCCCCCGTCGCTGAACGCCGCCCTTCTGCagaccctggggcacctgggcgacaTCGTGGCCATCTTGGGTCCGCTGCGCGACCAGCTGCTGACCCTGAACCAGCACGTGGAGCAGCTGCGCGGCTCCTTCGACCAGACCGTGTCCCTGGCCGTCGGCTTCATCTTAGGCAGCGCCGCCGCCGAGCGAGGCGTCCTGGCCGACCCGCGAGATTGA